One Oncorhynchus keta strain PuntledgeMale-10-30-2019 chromosome 22, Oket_V2, whole genome shotgun sequence DNA window includes the following coding sequences:
- the LOC118400956 gene encoding copine-8-like isoform X2, which translates to MINNTLNPDFVRKFTLDYFFEERQNLRFDLYDLDSKSDNLSKHDFLGQAFCTLGEVVGSMGSCVEKPLIGIPGKKCGTIKVRAEELSNCRESVMLQFCGNKLDKKDFFGKSDPFLVFYRSNEDGSFTICHKTEVVKNTLDPVWQAFKIPVKALCNGDYDRSIKVEVYDWDRDGGHDFIGEFNTSYREMSRGQSQFHSYEVVNPKKKGKKKKKYLNSGTVTLLSCLVDMELTFLDYIKGGTQISFTVAIDFTASNGNPSQPTSLHYMSPYQLNAYAMALRAVGEIIQDYDSDKMFPALGFGAKLPPDGRVSHEFALNGNPQNPYCSGIEGVMEAYYQSLKSVRLYGPTHFSPVINHVARYAQSVKDGSQYFILLIISDGVITDMAQTKESIVNAATLPMSIIIVGVGPAEFNEMIELDGDEERISSQGRFAERDIVQFVPFRDYIDRRGNHILSMARLAKEVLAEIPDQFLSYMRTRCIKPGLCPPADNPVPAVHPLLTRRVSRI; encoded by the exons gacttCCTGGGCCAGGCATTTTGTACCCTGGGGGAGGTGGTGGGCTCCATGGGAAGCTGCGTGGAAAAACCTCTCAT TGGGATTCCAGGGAAGAAGTGTGGTACCATCAAAGTGAGAGCAGAGGAGCTGAGCAATTGCAGG GAATCAGTGATGCTGCAATTCTGTGGGAACAAGTTGGACAAGAAAGACTTCTTTGGGAAATCGGATCCTTTTCTGGTCTTCTACCGCAGTAACGAAGACGGATC ATTCACTATTTGCCATAAGACAGAGGTGGTGAAGAACACTCTGGACCCAGTGTGGCAGGCCTTCAAGATCCCTGTCAAGGCCCTGTGCAACGGAGACTATGACAG gaGTATAAAAGTGGAGGTGTATGATTGGGACCGAGATGGAGG CCATGACTTCATTGGGGAATTCAATACCAGCTACAGAGAGATGTCAAGAGGCCAGTCACAGTTTCACAGCTACGAG GTGGTCAATCCAAAGAAGAAaggcaagaagaagaagaaatacCTCAACTCGGGAACA GTAACCCTTCTGTCCTGCCTGGTGGACATGGAACTCACCTTCCTGGATTACATTAAAGGAGG gactCAGATTAGTTTCACAGTGGCAATTGATTTCACAGCATCAAATG GCAACCCCTCCCAGCCCACCTCTCTACACTACATGAGTCCGTACCAGCTGAATGCCTACGCCATGGCTCTGAGAGCTGTAGGGGAGATTATCCAGGACTACGACAGTGACAAGATGTTCCCTGCACTGGGCTTCGGAGCTAAACTACCCCCGGACGGACGGGTCTCGCACGAGTTCGCTCTG AATGGGAACCCCCAGAATCCGTACTGCAGTGGGATAGAGGGGGTGATGGAGGCTTACTACCAAAGCCTCAAGTCTGTTCGACTCTATGGACCCACACATTTCTCCCCTGTCATTAACCACGTGGCCAG GTATGCACAATCAGTCAAAGATGGCTCCCAATACTTCATCCTCCTTATCATCTCGGACGGCGTCATCACCGACATGGCCCAGACCAAGGAGTCCATCGTAAAC GCAGCTACTTTGCCCATGTCAATTATAATTGTCGGAGTTGGACCAGCAGAATTTAATG AAATGATTGAGCTTgatggagatgaagagaggatCTCATCCCAAGGGAGGTTCGCCGAGAGAGACATTGTTCAG TTTGTTCCGTTCCGTGACTACATCGACCGCAGGGGGAACCACATTCTGAGTATGGCCCGTCTGGCCAAGGAGGTCCTGGCTGAGATCCCTGACCAGTTCCTCTCCTACATGAGAACCAGGTGCATCAAACCAGGCCTCTGCCCCCCTGCCGACAACCCCGTCCCCGCCGTGCACCCCCTCCTCACCCGACGGGTCAGCCGAATCTGA